A single Vigna radiata var. radiata cultivar VC1973A chromosome 8, Vradiata_ver6, whole genome shotgun sequence DNA region contains:
- the LOC106772026 gene encoding MATH domain-containing protein At5g43560 isoform X5, with protein sequence MTGIVSEESGVGKSVEGTSSGQRCQSGEALAEWRSSEQVENGITSTSPPYWDSDDGDDGPKPLELFGRYTWKIEKFSQINKRELRSSPFEVGGYKWYILIYPQGCDVCNHLSLFLCVANHDKLLPGWSHFAQFTIAVVNKDPKKSKYSDTLHRFWKKEHDWGWKKFMELSKVYDGFVDTSDNLIIKAQVQVIREKSDRPFRCLDCQYRRELVRVYLTNVEQICRRFVEERRSKLGKLIEDKARWSSFFSFWGEIDQTSKRHMSREKTDVILKVVVKHFFIEKEVTSTLVMDSLHSGLKALEGQTKNQKAKVKLLDAEEIPAPIVHVEKDMFVLVDDVLLLLERAAIEPLPPKDEKCPQNRTKDGDSGEDFNKDSIERDERRLTELGRRTLEIFVLAHIFSNKIEVAYQEAVALKRQEELIREEEAAWQAESDQKAKRGSEREKKSKKKQARQKRSNRKGKDKGREESSTVSVPEKNQDNAADDKNDSNIEEAVAVSETADAVEDVSDVSDSVDGVAETLQPDSEDRDGGPVNWDTDASEVHPPSEDRNNGIGGASTIQNGISEKRSSSVIDDSSSTCSTDSLPSVVMNDPHKGNSFSNYKVQKSPSRGKNRGKTLSDVSSWTNGIDNQPSRSALDAGDCNNESGSGKNGKSESGVVVLSLQDQLKCAEQHVVIKINHGKKDVYPFHLVSITSYGRMIFKFFHSSVLPKRSFIQ encoded by the exons ATGACTGGGATTGTGAGTGAGGAGTCTGGTGTGGGAAAGTCTGTTGAGGGAACTTCAAGTGGGCAGCGATGTCAATCCGGGGAAGCATTGGCAGAATGGCGTTCTTCTGAGCAGGTGGAGAATGGAATCACATCTACTTCCCCCCCTTATTGGGACTCTGATGATGGAGACGATG gACCAAAACCTTTggagttatttggaagatatacaTGGAAGATAGAAAAGTtttctcaaattaacaaaaggGAACTTCGCAGTAGTCCATTTGAGGTTGGCGGCTACAAATG GTATATTTTAATCTATCCACAAGGCTGTGATGTCTGCAATCATCTCTCACTCTTTCTGTGTGTTGCTAATCATGACAAACTTCTTCCAG GATGGAGTCATTTTGCTCAATTTACAATAGCTGTGGTCAATAAAGACCcaaagaaatcaaaatattcag ATACATTGCATCGATTTTGGAAGAAGGAGCATGACTGGGGGTGGAAAAAGTTTATGGAACTGTCCAAGGTGTATGATGGATTTGTTGATACTTCAGACAATCTGATAATAAAGGCTCAAGTTCAAGTCATAAg GGAGAAATCAGACAGACCTTTCCGGTGCCTTGATTGTCAATATAGGAGAGAACTTGTGAGGGTATATTTGACAAATGTAGAACAAATTTGTCGGCGTTTTGTGGAGGAGAGAAGAAGCAAACTTGGGAAGTTGATAGAGGATAAAGCTAGATGGTCAAG CTTCTTTTCTTTCTGGGGGGAAATTGACCAGACTTCTAAGCGCCACATGTCTAGGGAGAAGACTGATGTAATTTTGAAAGTAGTTGTAAAGCATTTCTTCATTGAGAAAGAGGTCACTTCTACTTTGGTAATGGATTCCTTGCATAGTGGATTGAAGGCTCTTGAAGGCCAGACTAAAAACCAAAAAGCTAAAGTGAAATTGCTGGATGCTGAAGAAATACCAGCACCAATTGTTCATGTGGAGAAAGACATGTTTGTACTGGTGGATGATGTTTTACTGCTACTTGAAAGGGCTGCAATAGAACCACTGCCTCCTAAAGATGAAAAGTGCCCTCAAAACCGGACAAAG GATGGAGATTCTGGAGAGGATTTCAACAAGGATTCTATTGAGCGTGATGAAAGGCGTTTAACAGAATTGGGTCGTAGGACTTTGGAAATATTTGTCCTTGCCCATATATTCAG TAACAAAATTGAGGTTGCATACCAGGAAGCTGTTGCACTCAAAAGACAAGAAGAACTCATCCGTGAAGAAGAGGCTGCATGGCAAGCTGAAAGTGATCAAAAAGCAAAACGTGGGAGTGAGAGGGAAAAAAAGTCGAAGAAAAAACAG GCCAGACAAAAACGGAGCAACCGAAAAGGAAAGGACAAAGGGAGGGAGGAGAGCTCTACTGTCTCTGTACCTGAGAAGAACCAAGACAATGCTGCTGATGACAAAAATGATTCTAACATAGAGGAAGCTGTAGCTGTGTCTGAAACGGCTGATGCTGTGGAAGATGTTTCTGATGTGTCTGACTCTGTAGATGGAGTTGCTGAAACGCTTCAGCCTGATTCAGAAGACAGAGATGGTGGTCCTGTTAATTGGGATACTGATGCATCAGAAGTTCATCCTCCATCCGAGGATAGAAACAATGGCATAGGTGGTGCTTCAACGATACAAAATGGAATATCCGAGAAAAGGAGCAGTTCAGTGATAGATGACAGTTCTTCAACATGTTCTACTGATTCTTTGCCGTCAGTAGTCATGAATGACCCCCACAAAGGAAACTCTTTCTCAAATTATAAAGTCCAAAAGTCGCCTAGCAG AGGTAAGAACCGAGGCAAAACATTGTCTGATGTGAGTAGTTGGACGAATGGAATAGATAATCAGCCATCTCGTTCTGCGTTAGATGCCGGGGATTGTAACAATGAGTCTGGAAGTGGTAAGAATGGAAAATCTGAGTCTGGGGTTGTTGTCCTCTCCTTACAGGATCAGTTGAAGTGTGCTGAGCAGCATGTTGTCATAAAG ATTAATCATGGGAAAAAAGATGTGTATCCATTTCATCTTGTTTCCATCACCAGCTATGGAAGGatgatttttaaattcttcCACTCTTCTGTACTTCC GAAGAGGAGTTTCATTCAGTGA
- the LOC106772026 gene encoding MATH domain-containing protein At5g43560 isoform X4 yields MELSKVYDGFVDTSDNLIIKAQVQVIREKSDRPFRCLDCQYRRELVRVYLTNVEQICRRFVEERRSKLGKLIEDKARWSSFFSFWGEIDQTSKRHMSREKTDVILKVVVKHFFIEKEVTSTLVMDSLHSGLKALEGQTKNQKAKVKLLDAEEIPAPIVHVEKDMFVLVDDVLLLLERAAIEPLPPKDEKCPQNRTKDGDSGEDFNKDSIERDERRLTELGRRTLEIFVLAHIFSNKIEVAYQEAVALKRQEELIREEEAAWQAESDQKAKRGSEREKKSKKKQARQKRSNRKGKDKGREESSTVSVPEKNQDNAADDKNDSNIEEAVAVSETADAVEDVSDVSDSVDGVAETLQPDSEDRDGGPVNWDTDASEVHPPSEDRNNGIGGASTIQNGISEKRSSSVIDDSSSTCSTDSLPSVVMNDPHKGNSFSNYKVQKSPSRGKNRGKTLSDVSSWTNGIDNQPSRSALDAGDCNNESGSGKNGKSESGVVVLSLQDQLKCAEQHVVIKEEEFHSVKKPGIRDLVEAERSIDNDSLRKEKISSVPSSPISPPRNLSSSVQMKLEHKTSRTVYPVHIRKTSLSGSPQTDKDPSSPFTPASPVPAASKSEIQKISSARLTERSEAQVPMMSRPSSAPLVPGPRPTAPSASVVQTAPLLARSVSAAGRLGPDPLPATHRRAPQSYRNVIMGNPMASTAASLTHSSSSSSGVNPSPGYSQPSSLVSSVFLSQSSDRLDKSSGQSGVHFSLIARDVLQNGSQWIESSQRESNRMPLDQPSRLDDAQNHDLYRPAHSRSMGNMSTEFPACASGRHNQGLIVDEFPHLDIINDLLDDEHVIGKSAKSSSAFQSLNNGQQLLNRQSTFPGDLGANDDPGSSTTSCRFERSRSYHHDHRFQGGYNLSGGHYDSVRDYIPAMNSVHCVNGQVDGLIPNQWQVGGSDLLYMGMRNTENGNYAYYPDYSNMTCGVNGYTVFRPSSGP; encoded by the exons ATGGAACTGTCCAAGGTGTATGATGGATTTGTTGATACTTCAGACAATCTGATAATAAAGGCTCAAGTTCAAGTCATAAg GGAGAAATCAGACAGACCTTTCCGGTGCCTTGATTGTCAATATAGGAGAGAACTTGTGAGGGTATATTTGACAAATGTAGAACAAATTTGTCGGCGTTTTGTGGAGGAGAGAAGAAGCAAACTTGGGAAGTTGATAGAGGATAAAGCTAGATGGTCAAG CTTCTTTTCTTTCTGGGGGGAAATTGACCAGACTTCTAAGCGCCACATGTCTAGGGAGAAGACTGATGTAATTTTGAAAGTAGTTGTAAAGCATTTCTTCATTGAGAAAGAGGTCACTTCTACTTTGGTAATGGATTCCTTGCATAGTGGATTGAAGGCTCTTGAAGGCCAGACTAAAAACCAAAAAGCTAAAGTGAAATTGCTGGATGCTGAAGAAATACCAGCACCAATTGTTCATGTGGAGAAAGACATGTTTGTACTGGTGGATGATGTTTTACTGCTACTTGAAAGGGCTGCAATAGAACCACTGCCTCCTAAAGATGAAAAGTGCCCTCAAAACCGGACAAAG GATGGAGATTCTGGAGAGGATTTCAACAAGGATTCTATTGAGCGTGATGAAAGGCGTTTAACAGAATTGGGTCGTAGGACTTTGGAAATATTTGTCCTTGCCCATATATTCAG TAACAAAATTGAGGTTGCATACCAGGAAGCTGTTGCACTCAAAAGACAAGAAGAACTCATCCGTGAAGAAGAGGCTGCATGGCAAGCTGAAAGTGATCAAAAAGCAAAACGTGGGAGTGAGAGGGAAAAAAAGTCGAAGAAAAAACAG GCCAGACAAAAACGGAGCAACCGAAAAGGAAAGGACAAAGGGAGGGAGGAGAGCTCTACTGTCTCTGTACCTGAGAAGAACCAAGACAATGCTGCTGATGACAAAAATGATTCTAACATAGAGGAAGCTGTAGCTGTGTCTGAAACGGCTGATGCTGTGGAAGATGTTTCTGATGTGTCTGACTCTGTAGATGGAGTTGCTGAAACGCTTCAGCCTGATTCAGAAGACAGAGATGGTGGTCCTGTTAATTGGGATACTGATGCATCAGAAGTTCATCCTCCATCCGAGGATAGAAACAATGGCATAGGTGGTGCTTCAACGATACAAAATGGAATATCCGAGAAAAGGAGCAGTTCAGTGATAGATGACAGTTCTTCAACATGTTCTACTGATTCTTTGCCGTCAGTAGTCATGAATGACCCCCACAAAGGAAACTCTTTCTCAAATTATAAAGTCCAAAAGTCGCCTAGCAG AGGTAAGAACCGAGGCAAAACATTGTCTGATGTGAGTAGTTGGACGAATGGAATAGATAATCAGCCATCTCGTTCTGCGTTAGATGCCGGGGATTGTAACAATGAGTCTGGAAGTGGTAAGAATGGAAAATCTGAGTCTGGGGTTGTTGTCCTCTCCTTACAGGATCAGTTGAAGTGTGCTGAGCAGCATGTTGTCATAAAG GAAGAGGAGTTTCATTCAGTGAAGAAGCCGGGCATCAGAGACCTTGTTGAGGCAGAGAGATCTATTGACAATGACAGTCTACGAAAAGAGAAGATATCATCTGTGCCATCCTCACCCATTAGTCCTCCTAGAAACTTATCATCCTCTGTTCAAATGAAGTTAGAACACAAGACTAGCCGTACTGTATATCCTGTTCATATCAGGAAAACATCTTTAAGTGGTTCCCCACAGACTGATAAAGATCCATCTTCACCTTTTACTCCTGCATCACCAGTTCCAGCTGCGTCTAAAAGCGAGATACAAAAGATTTCAAGCGCAAGATTAACTGAAAGATCTGAGGCACAAGTGCCAATGATGTCGAGACCTTCAAGTGCTCCTTTAGTTCCTGGTCCCAGGCCAACCGCCCCTTCTGCCTCGGTGGTACAAACTGCTCCCCTACTTGCACGCTCAGTGAGTGCAGCTGGCCGGTTGGGTCCTGATCCCTTACCTGCTACCCATAGGCGTGCTCCTCAATCCTACAGAAATGTGATTATGGGGAACCCTATGGCATCAACTGCTGCTAGTCTGACCCATTCCAGCTCCTCAAGTTCAGGAGTAAATCCATCACCTGGCTATTCTCAACCATCTTCGTTAGTGTCATCTGTATTTTTATCCCAGAGCTCTGACAGATTGGACAAAAGTTCTGGTCAATCTGGTGTTCATTTTAGCTTGATTGCACGGGATGTTTTGCAGAATGGTTCCCAGTGGATTGAGAGTTCTCAAAGGGAATCGAACAGAATGCCCTTAGATCAACCCTCCAGGCTCGATGATGCTCAAAATCATGACTTGTACAGGCCAGCACACAGTAGATCAATGGGCAACATGTCAACTGAGTTCCCAGCCTGTGCATCTGGGCGTCATAACCAAGGGTTAATTGTGGATGAGTTCCCACACCTTGATATCATAAATGACCTGCTTGATGATGAACATGTTATTGGGAAGTCGGCTAAATCAAGTTCAGCATTCCAGTCTCTGAATAACGGACAGCAGTTGCTAAATCGACAGTCCACTTTTCCAGGGGATTTGGGTGCAAATGATGATCCGGGATCTTCAACCACTTCCTGCAGGTTTGAGCGGTCACGAAGTTACCATCATGACCATAGATTCCAAGGAGGGTATAACTTGTCTGGTGGGCATTATGATTCAGTGAGGGATTATATTCCAGCGATGAATAGTGTGCATTGCGTGAATGGTCAGGTAGATGGGTTGATACCGAACCAATGGCAAGTGGGTGGTTCCGATCTGTTGTATATGGGCATGAGAAACACAGAGAACGGTAATTATGCATACTATCCAGATTACTCAAATATGACATGCGGTGTGAATGGTTATACTGTATTCAGGCCGTCAAGTGGTCCCTAA
- the LOC106772026 gene encoding MATH domain-containing protein At5g43560 isoform X3, whose product MQGYILIYPQGCDVCNHLSLFLCVANHDKLLPGWSHFAQFTIAVVNKDPKKSKYSDTLHRFWKKEHDWGWKKFMELSKVYDGFVDTSDNLIIKAQVQVIREKSDRPFRCLDCQYRRELVRVYLTNVEQICRRFVEERRSKLGKLIEDKARWSSFFSFWGEIDQTSKRHMSREKTDVILKVVVKHFFIEKEVTSTLVMDSLHSGLKALEGQTKNQKAKVKLLDAEEIPAPIVHVEKDMFVLVDDVLLLLERAAIEPLPPKDEKCPQNRTKDGDSGEDFNKDSIERDERRLTELGRRTLEIFVLAHIFSNKIEVAYQEAVALKRQEELIREEEAAWQAESDQKAKRGSEREKKSKKKQARQKRSNRKGKDKGREESSTVSVPEKNQDNAADDKNDSNIEEAVAVSETADAVEDVSDVSDSVDGVAETLQPDSEDRDGGPVNWDTDASEVHPPSEDRNNGIGGASTIQNGISEKRSSSVIDDSSSTCSTDSLPSVVMNDPHKGNSFSNYKVQKSPSRGKNRGKTLSDVSSWTNGIDNQPSRSALDAGDCNNESGSGKNGKSESGVVVLSLQDQLKCAEQHVVIKEEEFHSVKKPGIRDLVEAERSIDNDSLRKEKISSVPSSPISPPRNLSSSVQMKLEHKTSRTVYPVHIRKTSLSGSPQTDKDPSSPFTPASPVPAASKSEIQKISSARLTERSEAQVPMMSRPSSAPLVPGPRPTAPSASVVQTAPLLARSVSAAGRLGPDPLPATHRRAPQSYRNVIMGNPMASTAASLTHSSSSSSGVNPSPGYSQPSSLVSSVFLSQSSDRLDKSSGQSGVHFSLIARDVLQNGSQWIESSQRESNRMPLDQPSRLDDAQNHDLYRPAHSRSMGNMSTEFPACASGRHNQGLIVDEFPHLDIINDLLDDEHVIGKSAKSSSAFQSLNNGQQLLNRQSTFPGDLGANDDPGSSTTSCRFERSRSYHHDHRFQGGYNLSGGHYDSVRDYIPAMNSVHCVNGQVDGLIPNQWQVGGSDLLYMGMRNTENGNYAYYPDYSNMTCGVNGYTVFRPSSGP is encoded by the exons ATGCAAGG GTATATTTTAATCTATCCACAAGGCTGTGATGTCTGCAATCATCTCTCACTCTTTCTGTGTGTTGCTAATCATGACAAACTTCTTCCAG GATGGAGTCATTTTGCTCAATTTACAATAGCTGTGGTCAATAAAGACCcaaagaaatcaaaatattcag ATACATTGCATCGATTTTGGAAGAAGGAGCATGACTGGGGGTGGAAAAAGTTTATGGAACTGTCCAAGGTGTATGATGGATTTGTTGATACTTCAGACAATCTGATAATAAAGGCTCAAGTTCAAGTCATAAg GGAGAAATCAGACAGACCTTTCCGGTGCCTTGATTGTCAATATAGGAGAGAACTTGTGAGGGTATATTTGACAAATGTAGAACAAATTTGTCGGCGTTTTGTGGAGGAGAGAAGAAGCAAACTTGGGAAGTTGATAGAGGATAAAGCTAGATGGTCAAG CTTCTTTTCTTTCTGGGGGGAAATTGACCAGACTTCTAAGCGCCACATGTCTAGGGAGAAGACTGATGTAATTTTGAAAGTAGTTGTAAAGCATTTCTTCATTGAGAAAGAGGTCACTTCTACTTTGGTAATGGATTCCTTGCATAGTGGATTGAAGGCTCTTGAAGGCCAGACTAAAAACCAAAAAGCTAAAGTGAAATTGCTGGATGCTGAAGAAATACCAGCACCAATTGTTCATGTGGAGAAAGACATGTTTGTACTGGTGGATGATGTTTTACTGCTACTTGAAAGGGCTGCAATAGAACCACTGCCTCCTAAAGATGAAAAGTGCCCTCAAAACCGGACAAAG GATGGAGATTCTGGAGAGGATTTCAACAAGGATTCTATTGAGCGTGATGAAAGGCGTTTAACAGAATTGGGTCGTAGGACTTTGGAAATATTTGTCCTTGCCCATATATTCAG TAACAAAATTGAGGTTGCATACCAGGAAGCTGTTGCACTCAAAAGACAAGAAGAACTCATCCGTGAAGAAGAGGCTGCATGGCAAGCTGAAAGTGATCAAAAAGCAAAACGTGGGAGTGAGAGGGAAAAAAAGTCGAAGAAAAAACAG GCCAGACAAAAACGGAGCAACCGAAAAGGAAAGGACAAAGGGAGGGAGGAGAGCTCTACTGTCTCTGTACCTGAGAAGAACCAAGACAATGCTGCTGATGACAAAAATGATTCTAACATAGAGGAAGCTGTAGCTGTGTCTGAAACGGCTGATGCTGTGGAAGATGTTTCTGATGTGTCTGACTCTGTAGATGGAGTTGCTGAAACGCTTCAGCCTGATTCAGAAGACAGAGATGGTGGTCCTGTTAATTGGGATACTGATGCATCAGAAGTTCATCCTCCATCCGAGGATAGAAACAATGGCATAGGTGGTGCTTCAACGATACAAAATGGAATATCCGAGAAAAGGAGCAGTTCAGTGATAGATGACAGTTCTTCAACATGTTCTACTGATTCTTTGCCGTCAGTAGTCATGAATGACCCCCACAAAGGAAACTCTTTCTCAAATTATAAAGTCCAAAAGTCGCCTAGCAG AGGTAAGAACCGAGGCAAAACATTGTCTGATGTGAGTAGTTGGACGAATGGAATAGATAATCAGCCATCTCGTTCTGCGTTAGATGCCGGGGATTGTAACAATGAGTCTGGAAGTGGTAAGAATGGAAAATCTGAGTCTGGGGTTGTTGTCCTCTCCTTACAGGATCAGTTGAAGTGTGCTGAGCAGCATGTTGTCATAAAG GAAGAGGAGTTTCATTCAGTGAAGAAGCCGGGCATCAGAGACCTTGTTGAGGCAGAGAGATCTATTGACAATGACAGTCTACGAAAAGAGAAGATATCATCTGTGCCATCCTCACCCATTAGTCCTCCTAGAAACTTATCATCCTCTGTTCAAATGAAGTTAGAACACAAGACTAGCCGTACTGTATATCCTGTTCATATCAGGAAAACATCTTTAAGTGGTTCCCCACAGACTGATAAAGATCCATCTTCACCTTTTACTCCTGCATCACCAGTTCCAGCTGCGTCTAAAAGCGAGATACAAAAGATTTCAAGCGCAAGATTAACTGAAAGATCTGAGGCACAAGTGCCAATGATGTCGAGACCTTCAAGTGCTCCTTTAGTTCCTGGTCCCAGGCCAACCGCCCCTTCTGCCTCGGTGGTACAAACTGCTCCCCTACTTGCACGCTCAGTGAGTGCAGCTGGCCGGTTGGGTCCTGATCCCTTACCTGCTACCCATAGGCGTGCTCCTCAATCCTACAGAAATGTGATTATGGGGAACCCTATGGCATCAACTGCTGCTAGTCTGACCCATTCCAGCTCCTCAAGTTCAGGAGTAAATCCATCACCTGGCTATTCTCAACCATCTTCGTTAGTGTCATCTGTATTTTTATCCCAGAGCTCTGACAGATTGGACAAAAGTTCTGGTCAATCTGGTGTTCATTTTAGCTTGATTGCACGGGATGTTTTGCAGAATGGTTCCCAGTGGATTGAGAGTTCTCAAAGGGAATCGAACAGAATGCCCTTAGATCAACCCTCCAGGCTCGATGATGCTCAAAATCATGACTTGTACAGGCCAGCACACAGTAGATCAATGGGCAACATGTCAACTGAGTTCCCAGCCTGTGCATCTGGGCGTCATAACCAAGGGTTAATTGTGGATGAGTTCCCACACCTTGATATCATAAATGACCTGCTTGATGATGAACATGTTATTGGGAAGTCGGCTAAATCAAGTTCAGCATTCCAGTCTCTGAATAACGGACAGCAGTTGCTAAATCGACAGTCCACTTTTCCAGGGGATTTGGGTGCAAATGATGATCCGGGATCTTCAACCACTTCCTGCAGGTTTGAGCGGTCACGAAGTTACCATCATGACCATAGATTCCAAGGAGGGTATAACTTGTCTGGTGGGCATTATGATTCAGTGAGGGATTATATTCCAGCGATGAATAGTGTGCATTGCGTGAATGGTCAGGTAGATGGGTTGATACCGAACCAATGGCAAGTGGGTGGTTCCGATCTGTTGTATATGGGCATGAGAAACACAGAGAACGGTAATTATGCATACTATCCAGATTACTCAAATATGACATGCGGTGTGAATGGTTATACTGTATTCAGGCCGTCAAGTGGTCCCTAA